A single region of the Grus americana isolate bGruAme1 chromosome 3, bGruAme1.mat, whole genome shotgun sequence genome encodes:
- the TOMM20 gene encoding mitochondrial import receptor subunit TOM20 homolog: protein MMVGKTSAIAAGLCGALFIGYCIYFDRKRRSDPNFKNRLRERRKKQKLAKERAGLSKLPDLKDAEAVQKFFLEEIQLGEELLAQGEYEKGVDHLTNAIAVCGQPQQLLQVLQQTLPPPVFQMLLTKLPTISQRIVSAQCLAEDDVE from the exons ATGATGGTGGGTAAGACCAGCGCCATTGCGGCGGGCCTTTGCGGAGCCCTTTTCATCGGCTACTGCATCTACTTCGACCGCAAAAGACGGAGCGACCCGAATTTCAAGAACCGGCTGCGAGAGC gaaggaagaaacagaagcttGCCAAAGAGAGAGCAGGGCTTTCCAAG TTGCCTGACCTGAAAGATGCTGAAGCAGTTCAGAAGTTTTTCCTAGAGGAGATTCAGCTTGGCGAGGAACTACTAGCTCAAG GTGAATATGAGAAAGGTGTTGATCACTTGACCAATGCCATTGCTGTGTGTGGACAGCCGCAGCAGCTTCTACAAGTTCTACAGCAGACTCTTCCACCACCAGTGTTTCAAATGCTTCTAACTAAGCTCCCTACAATAAGCCAG AGAATTGTAAGTGCACAGTGCTTGGCTGAAGATGATGTTGAATGA